Proteins co-encoded in one Papaver somniferum cultivar HN1 chromosome 5, ASM357369v1, whole genome shotgun sequence genomic window:
- the LOC113278975 gene encoding uncharacterized protein LOC113278975, protein MDEVLPCDIDYILPSSVHVNCSIYYCTAKSLFNSWAGGWGNGDAVLVAFDVGIEKFRTIPIPNIILSSPPSDDWFNQHAYLLEVSGHVAIACRFSAYIAKIWVYIEDTENDNNGTCEEKWTEHTITFPFSWDRNVYWGLYTGAGMDQILIQSDRRVVSGIDPACTLYSYELKMKTFTAIEVGGIPSSINNDGSSH, encoded by the coding sequence ATGGATGAGGTCCTGCCTTGTGATATTGACTACATCTTGCCTTCTTCTGTTCATGTAAATTGTTCTATTTATTATTGTACTGCTAAGTCTTTGTTTAACAGTTGGGCTGGTGGTTGGGGTAATGGTGATGCTGTACTGGTTGCATTTGATGTCGGTATTGAGAAGTTCAGAACGATTCCAATTCCTAATATCATCCTCAGTAGCCCGCCTTCTGATGATTGGTTTAATCAACATGCCTACTTGTTAGAAGTGAGTGGGCATGTAGCTATAGCTTGCAGATTTAGTGCTTATATTGCCAAGATTTGGGTATACATAGAAGATACCGAGAATGATAACAACGGAACTTGTGAGGAGAAATGGACTGAGCATACTATCACATTTCCTTTTTCTTGGGACAGAAATGTATACTGGGGTTTGTATACAGGTGCAGGAATGGACCAAATACTCATACAATCTGATCGAAGGGTTGTTAGTGGAATAGACCCTGCCTGTACTCTTTATTCGTACGAGCTGAAGATGAAGACGTTCACTGCAATTGAAGTCGGTGGGATCCCTTCTTCAATTAATAATGACGGTAGTAGTCACTGA